The following coding sequences are from one Paenibacillus sp. JDR-2 window:
- a CDS encoding ABC transporter ATP-binding protein, with protein MTNTILEVERLGKSFGSHTALRDINFSVKQGEIISVLGPSGCGKSTLLQLIAGLQQPDEGEIRLRGATVATVSRHVPPEKRGINMVFQDYALWPHMTIYDNIAYGLRRQKAAAAAIREQIAELIALLHLEGLEDRLPPQLSGGQQQRVAIARALATKPDLLLLDEPLSNLDMRLRIEMRSEMAYLFRQLGTTVFHVTHDPDEAFAMADRLMIMRAGAVDQIDRPQICYDRPATLSAAMLLGAGNRLKSKLVREGEHTTVRIAGQEIVGTSPGSPEVQRTELVDLLFRPDSAEWKSVTTASENQLPVHVLHSVFEGKRWRVLAKTSDGQPISFLHDEYLDAGEEGNLHINASDAFVYPQQSA; from the coding sequence ATGACGAATACGATACTGGAAGTCGAACGGCTGGGCAAATCATTTGGTTCCCATACCGCGCTGCGGGATATCAATTTCTCGGTGAAGCAAGGTGAGATTATCAGCGTGCTTGGACCGTCCGGCTGCGGAAAATCCACGCTGCTCCAGCTGATTGCGGGCCTTCAGCAGCCGGACGAAGGCGAGATCCGCCTGCGCGGCGCAACGGTTGCGACGGTCTCCCGGCATGTTCCGCCGGAGAAACGCGGCATCAACATGGTATTCCAGGATTATGCGTTATGGCCGCATATGACGATCTATGACAATATCGCTTACGGACTCCGCAGGCAAAAGGCGGCGGCAGCCGCAATCCGCGAACAAATCGCGGAGCTGATAGCGCTGCTGCATCTGGAAGGGCTGGAGGATAGACTTCCGCCGCAATTGTCGGGCGGACAACAACAGCGGGTAGCAATAGCGCGTGCGCTCGCAACCAAACCGGATCTGCTGCTGCTTGACGAGCCGCTCTCCAATCTGGATATGCGGCTTCGCATCGAGATGCGCTCGGAGATGGCTTATTTGTTCCGTCAGCTCGGTACAACCGTGTTCCATGTTACGCATGATCCCGATGAGGCTTTTGCCATGGCCGACCGTCTCATGATTATGCGGGCCGGCGCCGTTGACCAGATAGACCGTCCGCAAATTTGCTACGACCGTCCGGCAACCCTGTCCGCAGCCATGCTGCTTGGAGCGGGCAATCGCTTAAAGAGCAAGCTGGTGCGGGAAGGGGAGCATACAACCGTACGGATTGCGGGACAAGAAATTGTAGGAACTTCGCCGGGCTCTCCCGAGGTTCAACGAACAGAGCTGGTTGATCTGCTGTTCCGACCGGATTCTGCCGAGTGGAAGTCCGTGACAACGGCTTCGGAGAACCAGCTGCCCGTCCATGTGCTCCACAGCGTATTCGAAGGGAAACGCTGGCGCGTGCTTGCGAAGACATCCGACGGACAGCCGATCTCCTTCCTGCATGACGAATACCTGGATGCGGGTGAAGAGGGCAACCTGCATATTAACGCTTCCGACGCGTTTGTGTATCCTCAGCAATCGGCATAA